The following are encoded in a window of Fusarium falciforme chromosome 11, complete sequence genomic DNA:
- a CDS encoding oxygenase subunit alpha produces the protein MAQSFLKSYFGRGDASAPVPDTKSAIRALPASWYTSQEMYELEKRAIFSRKWLLTTHKARLPNNGDWLKYEVANFEFIICKDRDGNINAFHNICRHRAFPVLPPEKGDQGNASFFACKYHGWSYGLNGKLAKAPGYQDLEGFDKSKNGLLPIHVHVDVRGFIWVNMDGKEKPEIAWSDDFDNIDAHERFSFYNFEDYVFDHTWEMEGDYNWKILADNYNECYHCKVAHPDIPSIADLNSYYVETKKAYIQHFGSPTEDQIKRGFRVAATYYFPNASTNVSPHFFMIQRFVPKSPSKSVMRYEVFRNKNSSDEDFTVISDMYKRIMSEDKYLCANAQRNVNAGVFVNGEMHPEMEQGPLFFQQKVREALQEHHKKEISADQEIWPARQSIPQTTANPNVEKDVQFCSAVDCCRNQKQPIAV, from the exons ATGGCTCAGTCATTCTTGAAAAGCTACTTTGGCCGTGGAGACGCCTCCGCCCCTGTCCCTGACACCAAGAGCGCCATCCGAGCCCTCCCAGCCTCATGGTACACCTCCCAGGAGATGTACGAGCTTGAAAAGCGGGCCATCTTCTCTAGAAAGTGGCTCCTCACCACCCACAAGGCTAGACTCCCCAACAACGGAGACTGGCTAAAGTACGAGGTGGCCAACTTCGAGTTCATCATCTGCAAGGACCGTGACGGCAACATCAACGCCTTCCACAACATCTGCCGCCACCGTGCCTTCCCTGTCCTCCCCCCTGAGAAGGGTGACCAGGGCAACGCCAGCTTCTTTGCTTGCAAGTACCACGGCTGGTCTTACGGCCTCAATGGCAAGCTCGCCAAGGCTCCCGGCTACCAAGACCTTGAGGGCTtcgacaagtccaagaaTGGTCTCCTCCCCATCCACGTCCACGTTGATGTCCGGGGTTTCATCTGGGTCAACATGGATGGCAAGGAGAAGCCTGAGATCGCCTGGAGcgacgactttgacaacATTGATGCTCATGAGCGCTTCTCCTTCTACAACTTTGAGGACTACGTCTTTGACCACACCTGGGAGATGGAGGGCGACTACAACTGGAAGATCCTTGCCGACAACTACAACGAGTGCTATCACTGCAAGGTTGCCCATCCTGACATCCCCTCCATCGCCGACCTCAACTCGTACTATGTTGAGACCAAGAAGGCGTACATCCAGCACTTTGGTAGCCCTACAGAAGACCAGATCAAGAGGGGATTCCGAGTTGCTGCCACCTACTACTTCCCCAATGCTTCCACCAACGTCTC TCCTCACTTCTTCATGATCCAGCGCTTTGTGCCTAAGAGCCCCAGCAAGTCCGTCATGAGGTACGAGGTGTTCCGCAACAAGAACTCCAGCGACGAGGACTTCACCGTCATCAGCGACATGTACAAGCGCATCATGTCCGAGGACAAGTACCTCTGCGCCAACGCCCAGCGGAACGTAAACGCCGGCGTCTTTGTCAACGGCGAGATGCACCCCGAGATGGAGCAGGGACCCCTGTTCTTCCAGCAAAAGGTCCGCGAGGCCCTGCAGGAGCACCACAAGAAGGAGATCTCGGCGGACCAGGAGATCTGGCCCGCTCGGCAATCCATCCCCCAGACCACTGCGAACCCCAATGTGGAGAAGGATGTCCAGTTCTGCTCGGCTGTCGACTGCTGCAGGAATCAGAAGCAGCCCATCGCCGTTTAA
- a CDS encoding Amino-acid permease inda1 produces MADISPKNEALEAQEGSPRLDEKPGSSEVTTEQEKSWATRNGLTLESFTAHEDHGKGSVELERRMKPRHLNMIAIGGSIGAGFFVGSGAALQTGGPGSVLIGFLIMGVMMFNVVYALGELAVMYPVSGGFYTYANRFVDPSWGFAMGWNYVMQWAFVLPLELTVCGTVIQYWAPTSNVAIWISVFLVVIIIINIFGTLGYAEEEFWASLLKLSATVIFMIVAVVLVCGGGPSDGMYHEYWGARLWYDPGAFQHGFRGFCGVFVTAAFSFSGTELVGLAAAEAKNPAKALPGAIKQVFWRITLFYVVGLLLVGLLVDSTDKRLLNAGSDDPSASPFVIAIANAGLKGYDSFMNVIILVSVLSIGVSCVYGGSRTLVALAQQGFAPKFFAYIDKSGRPLPAVTSIILIGFLGYLSVNGNGSTVFTWLQALSGLAALFTWGSICLCHIRFRHAWKYHGHTLDEIPFKAVAGIWGSYIGLGLNIIVLIAQFYTAITNLDGSVGDAESFFESYLAFPVVIVFYIFGYIWKRQGWLKLSEIDLDTGLREHDWDSINAYRRELAAAPAWKRVLNVIF; encoded by the exons ATGGCAGACATCAGTCCCAAGAACGAAGCCCTTGAGGCTCAAGAGGGTTCTCCAAGATTGGATGAGAAGCCGGGTTCCAGTGAAGTCACCACAGAACAGGAGAAGTCATGGGCCACTCGCAATGGACTCACCCTCGAGTCCTTTACCGCCCACGAGGATCATGGCAAGGGATCGGTAGAACTTGAGCGACGGATGAAGCCTCGCCATCTCAACATGATTGCCATCGGCGGCAG TATCGGTGCTGGTTTCTTCGTCGGTAGTGGAGCTGCCTTGCAAACAGGTGGTCCCGGCTCTGTCCTTATCGGTTTCCTCATCATGGGTGTCATGATGTTCAACGTCGTCTATGCCCTTGGTGAGCTTGCTGTCATGTATCCCGTGTCTGGTGGTTTCTACAC GTACGCCAACCGATTCGTTGATCCTTCCTGGGGTTTCGCCATGGGTTGGAACTATGTCATGCAATGGGCTTTCGTCTTGCCTCTGGAACTGACAGTCTGCGGTACTGTCATTCAGTACTGGGCTCCCACCAGCAACGTCGCCATCTGGATTAGT gtcttcctcgtcgtcatcatcatcatcaacatcttcGGTACTCTTGGATACGCCGAAGAAGAATTCTGGGCTTCGCTTCTCAAGCTTTCGGCAACTGTCATTTTCATGATCGTTGCTGTTGTCCTTGTCTGTGGTGGTGGACCTTCTGACGGCATGTATCACGAATACTGGGGCGCCCGACTCTGGTATGACCCAGGTGCCTTCCAGCATGGCTTCCGAGGATTCTGTG GTGTCTTTGTCACTGCTGCTTTCTCCTTCAGCGGTACCGAACTCGTTGGTCTCGCTGCCGCTGAAGCCAAGAACCCCGCCAAGGCCCTCCCCGGCGCCATCAAGCAGGTCTTTTGGCGAATCACCCTCTTCTACGTCGTTGGTCTCCTCCTCGTTGGTCTTCTTGTCGACTCCACCGACAAGCGACTGTTGAACGCTGGCAGCGATGACCCCAGCGCCTCTCCCTttgtcatcgccatcgccaacgcTGGTCTCAAGGGTTACGACTCGTTCATGAACGTCATCATCTTGGTTTCCGTCTTGTCTATCGGTGTGTCGTGTGTGTACGGTGGTAGCCGAACTCTTGTTGCTCTCGCCCAGCAAGGTTTCGCTCCCAAGTTCTTTGCATACATTGACAAGTCGGGCCGTCCCCTTCCTGCCGTCAcctccatcatcttgatCGGCTTCTTGGGTTATCTCAGTGTGAACGGAAACGGAAGCACCGTCTTCACCTGGCTGCAGGCTCTTTCTGGTCTTGCTGCGTTGTTCACCTGGGGATCTATCTGTCTCTGCCACATCCGCTTCCGACATGCCTGGAAGTATCACGGCCACACCCTCGATGAGATCCCCTTCAAGGCTGTTGCGGGTATTTGGGGCTCATACATTGGCCTGGGACTCAACATCATCGTTCTGATTGCTCAGTTCTACactgccatcaccaacctcgacgGCTCCGTTGGCGATGCCGAGTCTTTCTTCGAGTCCTACCTGGCCTTCCCCGTTGTCATTGTCTTCTACATCTTTGGCTACATCTGGAAGAGGCAGGGTTGGTTGAAGCTCAGCGAGATTGATCTCGACACTGGTCTTCGTGAGCATGACTGGGACAGCATCAACGCTTACCGTCGTGAACTTGCTGCGGCGCCCGCCTGGAAGCGTGTGCTGAACGTCATTTTCTAA
- a CDS encoding PKS-ER domain-containing protein — protein sequence MSRVISLVSIPRQAFPSTFTRARLHSNHLFNSNFAINRSQPITRTMASLNIPTTMKAVLQPDKNSHNLILSEIPVPVPTHPEDVLVKVHATAPCKGELDWALWAPDFIGDDKIPIPGQDLAGTVVSAPESSGFKSGDEVYARIEANRPGAAAEYTLARVQELAIRPKNLSWAETAATPISALTAYQSLFTKGPLDPSALNGDTAAKEKNSKISLLITAGAGGVGSWAVQLASAAGVSRLVAVVGPKNGDFVRELGATETVDYKKQSIGEWVAEDPESRQIDFVFDCIGGQSLAQSWYAVREGGTLVSVCGEPKDNRPADVKKNVQSLWFVITPLGKDLDIITGFLEAGKLKPNIDSVVKFGEFAEAWDKVESGRARGKVVVEVSK from the coding sequence ATGTCAAGAGTCATCTCTCTTGTAAGCATTCCACGCCAAGCTTTCCCATCTACCTTTACTCGCGCTCGGCTTCATTCGAACCATCTTTTCAATTCTAACTTTGCCATCAATCGGTCTCAACCTATTACGCGAACCATGGCTTCTCTCAACATCCCCACCACGATGAAGGCAGTTCTCCAGCCTGACAAAAATTCccacaacctcatcctctcTGAGATCCCTGTTCCTGTGCCTACCCATCCCGAGGATGTTCTGGTCAAGGTACATGCCACTGCTCCATGCAAAGGCGAACTCGACTGGGCTCTCTGGGCCCCCGACTTCATCGGCGATGACAAGATCCCCATCCCAGGCCAGGATCTCGCCGGCACAGTTGTCTCGGCTCCGGAAAGCAGTGGCTTCAAGAGTGGCGACGAAGTCTACGCTCGCATCGAAGCCAACCGCCCGGGCGCCGCGGCTGAGTACACTCTGGCGCGCGTGCAGGAGCTTGCCATCAGGCCCAAGAACCTTAGCTGGGCTGAAACTGCGGCGACCCCAATCAGCGCCTTGACAGCATATCAATCCCTCTTTACCAAGGGCCCGCTGGATCCCTCGGCGTTAAACGGCGACACAGCCGCGAAGGAGAAGAACTCCAAGATCAGCCTTCTCATCAccgctggagctggaggagttggCAGTTGGGCGGTCCAGCTTGCGAGTGCTGCTGGAGTAAGCCGTCTCGTCGCGGTGGTTGGACCAAAGAACGGTGACTTTGTCCGAGAGCTCGGTGCCACGGAGACCGTCGACTACAAGAAGCAGAGCATCGGCGAATGGGTTGCCGAGGATCCTGAATCCCGGCAGATTGACTTTGTCTTTGACTGCATCGGAGGCCAATCGCTCGCCCAGTCCTGGTACGCGGTTCGAGAAGGCGGAACTCTCGTCAGTGTGTGCGGTGAGCCAAAGGACAACCGCCCAGCAGACGTGAAGAAGAACGTCCAAAGCCTCTGGTTTGTTATTACCCCACTCGGGAAGgacctcgacatcatcacTGGTTTTCTGGAGGCAGGAAAGTTGAAGCCAAACATTGACAGTGTTGTCAAGTTTGGTGAGTTTGCCGAAGCCTGGGATAAGGTGGAATCTGGCCGGGCGAGAGGCAAGGTGGTTGTTGAGGTGTCCAAATGA
- a CDS encoding DAO domain-containing protein, with product MASNPSSYLIVGAGVFGVSTAFHLIKKYPDASVTIVDRDPYDGDNRVAASWDWNKVVRADYDDLVYCRLAIEAQDVFKSDPLWQPYFHETGVYWICRSDYAQDVINNYKKLGRKAEITAVSVEEAKKLYGGLFDQADYTGAKEVLINKTSGWAAAGDSLRAITREAMKLGVKYVVADVATLQIDGSGRCTGIKTAKGDVVSGSNVILCTGAYTSKLLEYSAASSGLEELRAGPRIVAGGITTGMATLDERSYETIYSKMPVGFQGYTAAEGPFIGSLPPTKDRELKWWGRTIFKNTRQVLPGRYISAPPDEKDYAQWKVSGKLKEDIDYSNQVFYGNKGAHWTMEKHRICWDAFTTSGDFIISPHSGAKGLYVATCGSFHGYKFFPVLGKYIVQMLEGELSPELAEKWAWDRERPDPALNPEWPRAEMKDLADPAARL from the exons ATGGCCTCCAACCCTTCTTCCTATCTCATCGTGGGAGCAGGCGTCTTTGGCGTCTCCACCGCCTTCCACCTCATCAAGAAGTACCCAGACGCCTCGGTCACCATCGTGGACCGGGACCCCTACGACGGTGACAACCGTGTGGCGGCGTCATGGGACTGGAACAAGGTGGTCCGCGCAGACTATGATGATCTCGTCTACTGCCGCCTCGCCATCGAGGCCCAGGACGTCTTCAAGTCGGACCCGCTGTGGCAGCCCTACTTTCATGAGACGGGCGTCTACTGGATCTGCCGCAGCGACTACGCCCAGGATGTCATCAACAATTACAAGAAGCTAGGCCGCAAGGCTGAGATTACTGCTGTGTctgtcgaggaggccaagaagctgtaTGGCGGCCTATTTGATCAGGCTGACTACACTGGCGCCAAGGAGGTGCTCATCAACAAGACCAGCGGCTGGGCCGCGGCCGGTGACTCTCTGCGGGCCATCACCCGCGAGGCCATGAAGCTGGGCGTCAAGTACGTTGTGGCTGATGTTGCGACCCTGCAAATCGATGGCAGTGGTCGATGCACCGGCATCAAGACTGCCAAGGGCGACGTCGTTTCGGGCTCGAATGTCATCCTCTGCACGGGGGCTTACACATCCAAGCTGCTCGAGTATAGCGCGGCGAGCAGTggtctcgaggagctccgTGCTGGCCCGCGGATCGTGGCCGGTGGCATCACGACAGGGATGGCTACTCTGGACGAGCGGTCATATGAGACAATCTACTCCAAGATGCCTGTCGGATTCCAAGGATACACTGCCGCAGAAG GACCCTTTATTGGCAGCCTTCCTCCTACGAAGGACAGGGAGCTCAAGTGGTGGGGACGCACCATCTTCAAGAACACTCGTCAGGTCCTGCCTGGACGGTACATCTCTGCGCCGCCAGATGAGAAGGATTATGCGCAGTGGAAGGTGTctggcaagctcaaggaggacaTTGACTACTCCAACCAAGTATTCTACGGAAACAAGGGAGCCCACTGGACCATGGAGAAGCACCGTATCTGCTG GGACGCCTTCACAACCAGTGGAGACTTTATCATCTCCCCACACTCTGGAGCCAAGGGCCTCTACGTAGCAACCTGCGGCTCGTTCCACGGGTACAAGTTCTTCCCGGTGCTGGGCAAGTACATCGTGCAGATGCTTGAGGGCGAGCTGTCTCCTGAGCTTGCGGAGAAGTGGGCCTGGGACAGGGAGCGGCCCGACCCAGCTCTGAACCCTGAGTGGCCGAGGGCAGAGATGAAGGATCTGGCCGATCCCGCAGCGAGGTTGTAA